Proteins encoded in a region of the Isosphaeraceae bacterium EP7 genome:
- a CDS encoding aldo/keto reductase, with product MQQRRMGRTGLKVSELCLGTMTFAGQSDAATGKRIMDAAAAGGINFIDTADCYPLPVSPETAGRTEEVVGDWLAEGGRRDRFVLATKCRMRVGHGPNDQGLSRRHIMAACDASLRRLKTDYIDLYQAHGPDPETPIEESLRAFDDLVRSGKVRYVGCSNYAAWQLALADGTADRLGLARYDCAQPRYNVLIRDIEAELMPLCRDRGIGLIAYNPLAGGLLTGKYQPGEPPRPGTRFTLGEAGELYRSRYWHAAQFDAVEALKSHFAAREISLATASVAWVLQQPGLTSAIIGASRPEQLAESLAATTLTLTEEDKSALDSAWWSLPRRK from the coding sequence ATGCAGCAGCGAAGAATGGGGCGAACGGGCCTGAAAGTCTCGGAGCTTTGCCTGGGAACGATGACGTTCGCCGGCCAGAGCGACGCGGCGACGGGCAAGCGGATCATGGACGCGGCGGCCGCCGGTGGGATCAACTTCATCGACACGGCCGACTGCTACCCCCTGCCCGTCAGCCCCGAGACGGCCGGCCGGACAGAGGAGGTGGTGGGCGACTGGCTCGCCGAGGGGGGTCGTCGGGACCGATTCGTGCTGGCGACGAAGTGCCGGATGAGGGTCGGTCACGGGCCGAACGACCAGGGGCTGTCGCGACGGCACATCATGGCGGCCTGCGACGCGAGCCTGCGCAGGCTGAAGACCGATTACATCGACCTCTATCAGGCCCATGGCCCCGACCCCGAGACGCCGATCGAGGAGAGCCTGAGGGCGTTCGACGACCTGGTCCGGTCGGGCAAGGTCCGGTATGTTGGCTGCTCGAACTACGCGGCCTGGCAGCTCGCCCTGGCCGACGGCACGGCTGATCGCCTGGGACTGGCGCGTTACGACTGCGCACAGCCGAGGTACAATGTCCTGATCCGCGACATCGAAGCCGAGCTGATGCCCCTCTGCCGCGACCGAGGGATCGGACTGATTGCCTATAACCCCCTGGCAGGAGGCCTCCTGACCGGGAAATACCAGCCCGGCGAGCCCCCCCGCCCCGGCACCCGCTTCACCCTGGGCGAGGCGGGCGAGCTCTATCGGAGCCGCTACTGGCACGCCGCGCAGTTCGACGCCGTCGAAGCACTGAAGTCTCACTTCGCGGCCCGAGAGATCTCCCTGGCCACCGCGAGCGTCGCCTGGGTGCTCCAGCAGCCGGGCCTGACCTCGGCCATCATCGGAGCCAGTCGCCCCGAGCAACTCGCCGAGAGCCTGGCGGCGACAACCCTGACCCTGACCGAAGAGGACAAATCGGCACTCGACTCGGCCTGGTGGTCCCTGCCCAGGCGGAAGTGA
- a CDS encoding rhomboid family intramembrane serine protease → MVFPLGDVEKTSIFPIATYVLIALNVIAYMVQIDRGEVFTVAYAATPYEITHNIDLQGPTVAATRAGNVDLDDERPPLELPQAPVAIPIWMTLLTAMFMHGSPMHLAGNMLYLWIFGDNVEEVLGTGRYVLVYLACGLAGSALQIGANPNSLIPTLGASAAIAGVMGMYLIWFPHHRIRVLMFRMVTEMPALFVIGLWIGLQLWSGYGALKEAGETGGVAYLAHVGGAGAGLAFALLFRQRARAIIARNHFHDWDPTLPGV, encoded by the coding sequence ATGGTCTTTCCGCTGGGGGATGTCGAGAAGACGAGCATCTTCCCGATCGCGACGTATGTGCTCATCGCGCTGAACGTCATCGCTTACATGGTGCAGATCGACCGCGGGGAGGTGTTCACCGTGGCCTACGCGGCGACTCCCTACGAGATCACGCACAATATCGACCTGCAGGGCCCGACGGTCGCGGCGACCCGCGCGGGCAACGTCGACCTCGACGACGAACGTCCTCCCCTGGAACTGCCCCAGGCCCCGGTCGCGATTCCCATCTGGATGACGCTGCTGACGGCGATGTTTATGCACGGCAGCCCGATGCACCTGGCCGGGAACATGCTCTACCTCTGGATCTTCGGCGACAACGTCGAGGAAGTGCTGGGGACGGGCCGTTACGTCCTGGTGTACCTGGCCTGCGGGCTGGCGGGCTCGGCGCTTCAGATCGGGGCGAATCCGAATTCACTCATCCCCACGCTCGGGGCGTCGGCGGCGATCGCCGGGGTGATGGGGATGTACCTGATCTGGTTCCCGCACCACCGGATCCGCGTCCTGATGTTCCGGATGGTCACCGAGATGCCCGCCCTGTTCGTCATCGGGCTCTGGATCGGGCTGCAACTCTGGAGCGGCTACGGCGCGCTGAAAGAGGCGGGCGAGACCGGCGGCGTGGCCTACCTGGCCCACGTCGGGGGGGCCGGCGCGGGCCTCGCCTTCGCGCTCCTGTTCCGACAGAGGGCCCGGGCCATCATCGCCAGGAACCACTTCCACGACTGGGATCCGACATTGCCGGGCGTCTGA
- a CDS encoding Ldh family oxidoreductase: MSKDEARFSLDGLRRFATDLAECSGVPPAHAAGLVSHLLWFDSAGAGRFGVSTLVDWLERAEQGRVNVDARGRFLGEQAATGVFDGQNGLPPLILSRAAEVAGEKAREVGMGLVRVVNLGPAGPAAGVAAELAVGPTIAVVLGPGPSWTMALPAGEGLPAVFDSALAHKDGEEGGAPDWLGPIAPWIGALVPDGGWLVLALSVHAIEDLGALHGRVGGAGLSSKAPGRLAPAAWEASRRLVRERGVVVEANALERLADLATRRGLALPERLSG, from the coding sequence GTGTCGAAGGATGAGGCTCGGTTTAGCCTTGATGGGTTGCGGCGTTTCGCGACGGATCTGGCCGAATGCTCGGGGGTTCCGCCGGCGCATGCCGCGGGGTTGGTGTCGCATCTTCTCTGGTTCGACTCGGCCGGCGCAGGGCGGTTCGGGGTGTCGACTCTGGTCGACTGGCTGGAGCGGGCCGAGCAAGGCCGCGTGAATGTCGACGCCCGGGGCCGGTTCCTGGGCGAGCAGGCCGCAACGGGTGTGTTCGATGGCCAGAATGGGCTCCCCCCCCTGATCCTGTCCCGTGCGGCCGAAGTGGCCGGCGAGAAGGCCCGCGAGGTGGGGATGGGCCTGGTCCGGGTGGTGAACCTGGGCCCCGCGGGGCCCGCCGCGGGTGTGGCCGCCGAGCTTGCGGTGGGCCCGACGATCGCCGTGGTGCTGGGCCCCGGGCCGAGCTGGACGATGGCCCTGCCGGCCGGCGAGGGTCTGCCCGCCGTGTTCGACTCCGCACTCGCGCACAAGGACGGGGAAGAAGGTGGGGCGCCGGACTGGCTCGGGCCGATCGCCCCCTGGATTGGTGCCCTGGTGCCCGACGGAGGCTGGCTGGTGCTCGCCCTGTCGGTGCACGCCATCGAAGACTTGGGTGCCCTGCACGGGCGAGTCGGGGGCGCGGGATTGTCTTCCAAGGCGCCAGGGCGGCTGGCCCCTGCGGCCTGGGAGGCGTCCAGGCGCCTGGTCCGCGAGCGAGGAGTGGTTGTCGAGGCGAACGCGCTCGAGCGACTGGCTGACCTGGCGACTCGCCGGGGCCTGGCCCTGCCCGAGCGGCTGAGCGGCTGA